Genomic DNA from Longimicrobium sp.:
TTTTTCGGCCCCTTGCCGCCCCCCGCGGGCGGGCGTAGCTTGGGCGCCGGACTTCAGCCCTACCCGTGCCTCTCCGCCTGCTCCGTACGGGCTGCCCCGTGCGGCCCCCGGCGCGCGGCCTTCCCGACCCCTTCAAGCTTCGTTCCGCCGCATGAGCATACGCTCCGACAAGTGGATCCGGCGCATGGCCCGCGAGCACGGGATGATCGACCCGTTCGAGGACGCGCAGGTGCGGGCGGGAACCATCAGCTACGGCGTGTCGAGCTACGGCTACGACATGCGGGTGGCGAACGAGTTCAAGATCTTCACGAACGTCAACAACGCCATCGTCGATCCCAAGGCGTTCAGCGACAAGTCGTTCGTGCCCTTCGAGGGCGACGTGTGCATCGTGCCGCCCAACTCGTTCGCGCTGGCCCGGTCGGTGGAGTACTTCCGCATCCCCCGCGACGTCATCACGCTCTGCGTCGGCAAGTCTACGTACGCGCGGTGCGGGATCATCACCAACGTCACGCCGTTCGAGCCCGAGTGGGAGGGTTTCGTGACGCTGGAGATCAGCAACACCACGCCGCTGCCAGCCAAGATCTACGCCAACGAGGGGATCGCCCAGGTGCTCTTCTTCCAGGGCGACGAGCCCCCCGAGGTGAGCTACGCCGACCGCAAGGGCAAGTACATGGGACAGGTGGGGGTCACGACGCCCCGGCTGTAACGGCGGTGCGCTG
This window encodes:
- the dcd gene encoding dCTP deaminase — translated: MSIRSDKWIRRMAREHGMIDPFEDAQVRAGTISYGVSSYGYDMRVANEFKIFTNVNNAIVDPKAFSDKSFVPFEGDVCIVPPNSFALARSVEYFRIPRDVITLCVGKSTYARCGIITNVTPFEPEWEGFVTLEISNTTPLPAKIYANEGIAQVLFFQGDEPPEVSYADRKGKYMGQVGVTTPRL